The following proteins are encoded in a genomic region of Ictalurus furcatus strain D&B chromosome 6, Billie_1.0, whole genome shotgun sequence:
- the dcbld2 gene encoding discoidin, CUB and LCCL domain-containing protein 2: protein MEVPLMVGRGAGGTASFALIIVVVLLFSSRGSRAQKGDGCGHTVLGAGSGSLASLGYPLFYPGHSVCEWEISGSTGHTLLLRVADLDIDTHNCQVSYLRLFDGIGAGRTEIVKFCHGDVSGPKEVTSSGHQVTVQFMSGPHSLGRGFFLSYASSQQPDLISCLEKGNDFTEAEFSKFCPAGCLTDFGEVSGTIPHGYRDSSSLCLAGIHAGVVSNTLGGRVSVVSSTGIPHYDSTLANNVTSVGGNLSPSLFTFRTSGCYGTLGLESGVISDSQISVFSMWEWGRHGDKPSVWAPSGARLKKPGLPWAAANSDTKQWIQVDLKKDKRVTGIITTGSALPDYQFYVSAYRVHYSSDGQDWTAYQEAGLNQDKVFQGNANYLQEVRNNFIPPIEARFIRVIPVQWHQRIALKMELLGCQVPAASPRMYNPVLPPPPPPKRNTVPPLQEQTTHTPNVRNTTVPPHSHNEVALVAVLLPVLVVVLTTPVLLIVFAWLWKSRKSPDVTYDLPHWDRTVWWKSMKQLLPSKLDAEECVRYSATARAEHQRPRVEPAEYAQPLVSGTMASLGQRSTFKPEEGADPEYDAPLTPEQYHAYAEPLPASGTEYAIPITIDRANHISGGTLPFRGRGLVAQTDSSQSGSSMYDTPKSTSDQTAPTDGQLYQVPQNSHSTPCQEID, encoded by the exons gcgATGGCTGTGGGCACACGGTGCTCGGCGCAGGAAGCGGCAGCCTGGCGTCTCTGGGCTATCCTCTCTTTTACCCCGGACACTCCGTGTGCGAGTGGGAGATTAGCGGGAGCACCGGACACACGCTCCTCCTGCGCGTGGCAGACCTCGACATCGATACACACAACTGCCAGGTGTCCTACCTCCGGCTGTTCGATGGTATCGGAGCGGGCAGGACAGAGATAG tgaagTTCTGTCATGGAGATGTGAGCGGTCCGAAGGAGGTGACGTCATCTGGCCATCAGGTCACGGTGCAGTTTATGAGCGGCCCACACAGCCTCGGGCGCGGCTTCTTCCTCTCCTACGCCAGCAGCCAGCAGCCAG ATCTGATCTCCTGCTTGGAGAAAGGAAATGACTTTACGGAAGCCGAGTTCAG taagtTCTGTCCTGCCGGGTGTCTGACCGACTTTGGCGAGGTGTCTGGGACCATACCCCACGGCTACAGAGAT tcCTCGTCGCTGTGTCTGGCTGGTATCCATGCCGGCGTGGTGTCGAACACACTCGGAGGCCGTGTCAGTGTAGTGAGCAGTACAGGCATCCCGCACTATGATAGCACGTTGGCCAACAATGTCACCTCTGTAGG aGGGAACCTCTCCCCCAGTCTCTTCACCTTTAGAACCAGCG GCTGCTACGGTACGCTGGGCCTGGAGTCAGGGGTGATCAGTGATTCTCAGATCTCAGTCTTCTCCATGTGGGAGTGGGGTCGTCATGGCGATAAGCCTTCGGTCTGGGCGCCTTCGGGGGCGCGGCTTAAAAAGCCTGGGCTTCCCTGGGCAGCCGCCAACAGCGACACAAAACAGTGGATACAGGTGGACCTGAAGAAAGATAAACGggtgacag GAATTATCACCACTGGCTCCGCATTACCCGATTACCAGTTTTATGTGTCAGCCTATCGAGTGCACTACAGCAGTGACGGACAGGACTGGACAGCCTATCAGGAAGCAGGCTTAAATCAAGACAAG GTTTTCCAAGGGAATGCCAACTACCTTCAGGAAGTACGGAACAACTTCATCCCACCTATTGAAGCACGGTTTATCAGAGTAATCCCTGTGCAATGGCATCAGAGGATCGCGTTAAAAATGGAGCTGCTTGGCTGTCAAGTACCCGCAG CGAGTCCACGAATGTACAATCCagtccttcctcctcctcctcctccaaaaaGAAACACCGTACCTCCACTACAGGAGCAGACGACACACACGCCCAACGTCCGAAACACCACCGTGCCTCCGCACTCTCATAACG AGGTGGCGTTAGTGGCGGTGTTGCTTCCTGTGCTGGTGGTGGTTCTCACAACCCCAGTGCTGTTGATCGTGTTTGCGTGGCTGTGGAAGAGCAG GAAAAGTCCCGACGTGACGTATGACCTTCCACACTGGGACCGCACAG tgtgGTGGAAGAGCATGAAGCAACTGTTGCCGTCTAAGCTGGATGCGGAGGAGTGTGTGCGCTACAGCGCTACTGCGCGAGCTGAGCACCAGAGACCACGGGTAGAACCTGCAG AATATGCGCAACCTCTGGTAAGCGGTACCATGGCCTCTCTGGGTCAGAGGTCAACATTTAAGCCTGAAGAAGGAGCCGACCCTGAGTACGATGCCCCTTTGACCCCTGAGCAATATCACGCCTATGCCGAACCGCTCCCCGCCTCTGGAACAGAGTATGCCATTCCCATCACCATCGACAGGGCCAATCACATATCAGGAGGCACTCTGCCTTTCCGAGGGCGGGGATTAGTAGCCCAGACGGACAGCAGCCAATCAGGGAGCTCCATGTACGACACACCTAAAAGCACATCCGACCAAACCGCGCCTACAGACGGCCAACTATACCAGGTGCCTCAGAATTCCCACAGTACGCCGTGCCAGGAAATAGACTGA